A genomic window from Carassius gibelio isolate Cgi1373 ecotype wild population from Czech Republic chromosome A11, carGib1.2-hapl.c, whole genome shotgun sequence includes:
- the LOC128022171 gene encoding 6-phosphofructo-2-kinase/fructose-2,6-bisphosphatase 4 isoform X4, whose translation MRGASRSKNTQDLDKRVCMTNCPTLIVTVGLPARGKTYISKKLTRYLNWIDVPTKEFNVGQYRRECVKIYKSFEFFRPDNEEGLKIRKQCALAALNDVRQFLTDEGGQVAVFDATNTTRERRETIIRFAEQNGFKVFFVESVCEDPDVIAENIVQVKLGSPDYTHCNTEEAVADFMKRIKCYENSYQPLDEELDRDLSFIKIIDVGRRYLVNRVQDHIQSRIVYYLMNIHITPRSIYLCRHGESDLNIKGRIGGDSGLSASGKEFAKALGQFIQSQNIWDLKVWTSQMKRTIQTAEALGVQYEQWKALNEIDAGVCEELMYEEIQQRYPLEFALRDQDKYRYRYPKGESYEDLVQRLEPVIMELERQENVLVICHQAVMRCLLAYFLDKTAEELPYLKCTLHTVLKLTPMAYGCKVESVCLNVDAVNTHRDRPSNVDVSRLPEEALLTVPDHH comes from the exons TATGCATGACCAACTGCCCCACACTTATAGTAACCGTTGGTCTCCCAGCCAGAGGAAAGACCTACATCTCCAAGAAACTGACACGCTACCTCAACTGGATTGATGTTCCAACAAAAG AGTTTAACGTGGGACAGTACAGACGTGAATGTGTGAAGATCTACAAATCCTTTGAGTTCTTTCGGCCAGACAATGAAGAGGGGCTTAAAATCAGGAA GCAGTGTGCATTGGCAGCTCTCAATGATGTACGGCAGTTCCTCACAGATGAAGGCGGTCAGGTGGCG GTTTTTGATGCCACAAACACAACCAGAGAAAGGAGAGAGACGATCATCAGATTTGCAGAGCAGAATGGTTTCAAG GTTTTCTTCGTGGAATCTGTATGCGAAGACCCGGATGttattgcagagaacattgtg CAAGTGAAGTTGGGCAGTCCAGACTACACGCACTGTAACACAGAAGAGGCCGTTGCAGACTTTATGAAGAGGATCAAATGTTATGAGAACTCTTATCAGCCGCTGGATGAGGAGCTGGACAG GGACCTTTCGTTCATTAAGATCATAGATGTGGGACGGCGGTACCTGGTGAACCGGGTTCAGGACCACATACAGAGCCGAATTGTGTACTACCTTATGAATATCCACATCACGCCCCGCTCCATCTACCTGTGCCGGCATGGAGAGAGTGATCTGAACATCAAAGGTCGTATCGGTGGAGACTCAGGACTCTCGGCCAGTGGAAAGGAG TTTGCTAAGGCTTTGGGCCAGTTTATCCAGTCGCAGAATATATGGGACCTGAAGGTGTGGACGAGTCAGATGAAGAGGACCATACAGACGGCAGAAGCTCTGGGTGTGCAATATGAACAGTGGAAAGCGCTCAATGAAATCGATGCC ggTGTTTGTGAGGAGCTCATGTATGAGGAGATCCAGCAGAGATATCCACTGGAGTTTGCATTACGTGACCAGGACAAATACCGGTATCGCTATCCCAAAGGAGAG TCTTATGAAGACTTGGTCCAACGGCTGGAACCTGTGATTATGGAGTTAGAGCGGCAGGAAAACGTTCTAGTCATCTGTCATCAGGCCGTCATGAGATGCCTGCTGGCCTACTTTCTGGACAAGACTGCAG AGGAATTGCCTTACCTGAAATGCACTCTTCACACAGTATTGAAGTTAACACCAATGGCCTATG GTTGTAAGGTGGAGTCAGTCTGTTTGAACGTGGATGCTGTGAATACGCACAGAGACAGACCATCG AACGTAGATGTGTCACGGCTGCCGGAAGAGGCTTTGTTAACAGTGCCAGATCATCACTGA
- the LOC128022171 gene encoding 6-phosphofructo-2-kinase/fructose-2,6-bisphosphatase 4 isoform X3 — MRGASRSKNTQDLDKRVCMTNCPTLIVTVGLPARGKTYISKKLTRYLNWIDVPTKEFNVGQYRRECVKIYKSFEFFRPDNEEGLKIRKQCALAALNDVRQFLTDEGGQVAVFDATNTTRERRETIIRFAEQNGFKVFFVESVCEDPDVIAENIVQVKLGSPDYTHCNTEEAVADFMKRIKCYENSYQPLDEELDRDLSFIKIIDVGRRYLVNRVQDHIQSRIVYYLMNIHITPRSIYLCRHGESDLNIKGRIGGDSGLSASGKEFAKALGQFIQSQNIWDLKVWTSQMKRTIQTAEALGVQYEQWKALNEIDAGVCEELMYEEIQQRYPLEFALRDQDKYRYRYPKGESYEDLVQRLEPVIMELERQENVLVICHQAVMRCLLAYFLDKTAEELPYLKCTLHTVLKLTPMAYGCKVESVCLNVDAVNTHRDRPSNVNVHRTAEDALQTVPPHF; from the exons TATGCATGACCAACTGCCCCACACTTATAGTAACCGTTGGTCTCCCAGCCAGAGGAAAGACCTACATCTCCAAGAAACTGACACGCTACCTCAACTGGATTGATGTTCCAACAAAAG AGTTTAACGTGGGACAGTACAGACGTGAATGTGTGAAGATCTACAAATCCTTTGAGTTCTTTCGGCCAGACAATGAAGAGGGGCTTAAAATCAGGAA GCAGTGTGCATTGGCAGCTCTCAATGATGTACGGCAGTTCCTCACAGATGAAGGCGGTCAGGTGGCG GTTTTTGATGCCACAAACACAACCAGAGAAAGGAGAGAGACGATCATCAGATTTGCAGAGCAGAATGGTTTCAAG GTTTTCTTCGTGGAATCTGTATGCGAAGACCCGGATGttattgcagagaacattgtg CAAGTGAAGTTGGGCAGTCCAGACTACACGCACTGTAACACAGAAGAGGCCGTTGCAGACTTTATGAAGAGGATCAAATGTTATGAGAACTCTTATCAGCCGCTGGATGAGGAGCTGGACAG GGACCTTTCGTTCATTAAGATCATAGATGTGGGACGGCGGTACCTGGTGAACCGGGTTCAGGACCACATACAGAGCCGAATTGTGTACTACCTTATGAATATCCACATCACGCCCCGCTCCATCTACCTGTGCCGGCATGGAGAGAGTGATCTGAACATCAAAGGTCGTATCGGTGGAGACTCAGGACTCTCGGCCAGTGGAAAGGAG TTTGCTAAGGCTTTGGGCCAGTTTATCCAGTCGCAGAATATATGGGACCTGAAGGTGTGGACGAGTCAGATGAAGAGGACCATACAGACGGCAGAAGCTCTGGGTGTGCAATATGAACAGTGGAAAGCGCTCAATGAAATCGATGCC ggTGTTTGTGAGGAGCTCATGTATGAGGAGATCCAGCAGAGATATCCACTGGAGTTTGCATTACGTGACCAGGACAAATACCGGTATCGCTATCCCAAAGGAGAG TCTTATGAAGACTTGGTCCAACGGCTGGAACCTGTGATTATGGAGTTAGAGCGGCAGGAAAACGTTCTAGTCATCTGTCATCAGGCCGTCATGAGATGCCTGCTGGCCTACTTTCTGGACAAGACTGCAG AGGAATTGCCTTACCTGAAATGCACTCTTCACACAGTATTGAAGTTAACACCAATGGCCTATG GTTGTAAGGTGGAGTCAGTCTGTTTGAACGTGGATGCTGTGAATACGCACAGAGACAGACCATCG AATGTTAATGTACACCGCACTGCCGAAGACGCCCTACAGACCGTCCCGCCTCACTTCTGA
- the LOC128022171 gene encoding 6-phosphofructo-2-kinase/fructose-2,6-bisphosphatase 4 isoform X2: MNVTEDNTEQCGNSLTRELTQTPLKKIWVPSSTNGLPERHISQRKVCMTNCPTLIVTVGLPARGKTYISKKLTRYLNWIDVPTKEFNVGQYRRECVKIYKSFEFFRPDNEEGLKIRKQCALAALNDVRQFLTDEGGQVAVFDATNTTRERRETIIRFAEQNGFKVFFVESVCEDPDVIAENIVQVKLGSPDYTHCNTEEAVADFMKRIKCYENSYQPLDEELDRDLSFIKIIDVGRRYLVNRVQDHIQSRIVYYLMNIHITPRSIYLCRHGESDLNIKGRIGGDSGLSASGKEFAKALGQFIQSQNIWDLKVWTSQMKRTIQTAEALGVQYEQWKALNEIDAGVCEELMYEEIQQRYPLEFALRDQDKYRYRYPKGESYEDLVQRLEPVIMELERQENVLVICHQAVMRCLLAYFLDKTAEELPYLKCTLHTVLKLTPMAYGCKVESVCLNVDAVNTHRDRPSNVDVSRLPEEALLTVPDHH, from the exons TATGCATGACCAACTGCCCCACACTTATAGTAACCGTTGGTCTCCCAGCCAGAGGAAAGACCTACATCTCCAAGAAACTGACACGCTACCTCAACTGGATTGATGTTCCAACAAAAG AGTTTAACGTGGGACAGTACAGACGTGAATGTGTGAAGATCTACAAATCCTTTGAGTTCTTTCGGCCAGACAATGAAGAGGGGCTTAAAATCAGGAA GCAGTGTGCATTGGCAGCTCTCAATGATGTACGGCAGTTCCTCACAGATGAAGGCGGTCAGGTGGCG GTTTTTGATGCCACAAACACAACCAGAGAAAGGAGAGAGACGATCATCAGATTTGCAGAGCAGAATGGTTTCAAG GTTTTCTTCGTGGAATCTGTATGCGAAGACCCGGATGttattgcagagaacattgtg CAAGTGAAGTTGGGCAGTCCAGACTACACGCACTGTAACACAGAAGAGGCCGTTGCAGACTTTATGAAGAGGATCAAATGTTATGAGAACTCTTATCAGCCGCTGGATGAGGAGCTGGACAG GGACCTTTCGTTCATTAAGATCATAGATGTGGGACGGCGGTACCTGGTGAACCGGGTTCAGGACCACATACAGAGCCGAATTGTGTACTACCTTATGAATATCCACATCACGCCCCGCTCCATCTACCTGTGCCGGCATGGAGAGAGTGATCTGAACATCAAAGGTCGTATCGGTGGAGACTCAGGACTCTCGGCCAGTGGAAAGGAG TTTGCTAAGGCTTTGGGCCAGTTTATCCAGTCGCAGAATATATGGGACCTGAAGGTGTGGACGAGTCAGATGAAGAGGACCATACAGACGGCAGAAGCTCTGGGTGTGCAATATGAACAGTGGAAAGCGCTCAATGAAATCGATGCC ggTGTTTGTGAGGAGCTCATGTATGAGGAGATCCAGCAGAGATATCCACTGGAGTTTGCATTACGTGACCAGGACAAATACCGGTATCGCTATCCCAAAGGAGAG TCTTATGAAGACTTGGTCCAACGGCTGGAACCTGTGATTATGGAGTTAGAGCGGCAGGAAAACGTTCTAGTCATCTGTCATCAGGCCGTCATGAGATGCCTGCTGGCCTACTTTCTGGACAAGACTGCAG AGGAATTGCCTTACCTGAAATGCACTCTTCACACAGTATTGAAGTTAACACCAATGGCCTATG GTTGTAAGGTGGAGTCAGTCTGTTTGAACGTGGATGCTGTGAATACGCACAGAGACAGACCATCG AACGTAGATGTGTCACGGCTGCCGGAAGAGGCTTTGTTAACAGTGCCAGATCATCACTGA
- the LOC128022171 gene encoding 6-phosphofructo-2-kinase/fructose-2,6-bisphosphatase 4 isoform X1 — translation MNVTEDNTEQCGNSLTRELTQTPLKKIWVPSSTNGLPERHISQRKVCMTNCPTLIVTVGLPARGKTYISKKLTRYLNWIDVPTKEFNVGQYRRECVKIYKSFEFFRPDNEEGLKIRKQCALAALNDVRQFLTDEGGQVAVFDATNTTRERRETIIRFAEQNGFKVFFVESVCEDPDVIAENIVQVKLGSPDYTHCNTEEAVADFMKRIKCYENSYQPLDEELDRDLSFIKIIDVGRRYLVNRVQDHIQSRIVYYLMNIHITPRSIYLCRHGESDLNIKGRIGGDSGLSASGKEFAKALGQFIQSQNIWDLKVWTSQMKRTIQTAEALGVQYEQWKALNEIDAGVCEELMYEEIQQRYPLEFALRDQDKYRYRYPKGESYEDLVQRLEPVIMELERQENVLVICHQAVMRCLLAYFLDKTAEELPYLKCTLHTVLKLTPMAYGCKVESVCLNVDAVNTHRDRPSNVNVHRTAEDALQTVPPHF, via the exons TATGCATGACCAACTGCCCCACACTTATAGTAACCGTTGGTCTCCCAGCCAGAGGAAAGACCTACATCTCCAAGAAACTGACACGCTACCTCAACTGGATTGATGTTCCAACAAAAG AGTTTAACGTGGGACAGTACAGACGTGAATGTGTGAAGATCTACAAATCCTTTGAGTTCTTTCGGCCAGACAATGAAGAGGGGCTTAAAATCAGGAA GCAGTGTGCATTGGCAGCTCTCAATGATGTACGGCAGTTCCTCACAGATGAAGGCGGTCAGGTGGCG GTTTTTGATGCCACAAACACAACCAGAGAAAGGAGAGAGACGATCATCAGATTTGCAGAGCAGAATGGTTTCAAG GTTTTCTTCGTGGAATCTGTATGCGAAGACCCGGATGttattgcagagaacattgtg CAAGTGAAGTTGGGCAGTCCAGACTACACGCACTGTAACACAGAAGAGGCCGTTGCAGACTTTATGAAGAGGATCAAATGTTATGAGAACTCTTATCAGCCGCTGGATGAGGAGCTGGACAG GGACCTTTCGTTCATTAAGATCATAGATGTGGGACGGCGGTACCTGGTGAACCGGGTTCAGGACCACATACAGAGCCGAATTGTGTACTACCTTATGAATATCCACATCACGCCCCGCTCCATCTACCTGTGCCGGCATGGAGAGAGTGATCTGAACATCAAAGGTCGTATCGGTGGAGACTCAGGACTCTCGGCCAGTGGAAAGGAG TTTGCTAAGGCTTTGGGCCAGTTTATCCAGTCGCAGAATATATGGGACCTGAAGGTGTGGACGAGTCAGATGAAGAGGACCATACAGACGGCAGAAGCTCTGGGTGTGCAATATGAACAGTGGAAAGCGCTCAATGAAATCGATGCC ggTGTTTGTGAGGAGCTCATGTATGAGGAGATCCAGCAGAGATATCCACTGGAGTTTGCATTACGTGACCAGGACAAATACCGGTATCGCTATCCCAAAGGAGAG TCTTATGAAGACTTGGTCCAACGGCTGGAACCTGTGATTATGGAGTTAGAGCGGCAGGAAAACGTTCTAGTCATCTGTCATCAGGCCGTCATGAGATGCCTGCTGGCCTACTTTCTGGACAAGACTGCAG AGGAATTGCCTTACCTGAAATGCACTCTTCACACAGTATTGAAGTTAACACCAATGGCCTATG GTTGTAAGGTGGAGTCAGTCTGTTTGAACGTGGATGCTGTGAATACGCACAGAGACAGACCATCG AATGTTAATGTACACCGCACTGCCGAAGACGCCCTACAGACCGTCCCGCCTCACTTCTGA